A genomic region of Lodderomyces elongisporus chromosome 5, complete sequence contains the following coding sequences:
- the msp1 gene encoding mitochondrial dynamin GTPase Msp1 (BUSCO:EOG09260KUC), with protein MLRTIARDKSLYSKSALYGHGRYNSVMMVPARNIGFIKIIAKATKLPVYIGGTMAAGGTYVAYKVEQASTYTQDKLSAIKDFTDGVFDKTGEFFKSMKSSMDGDGSGGSGGNGGNGGNGGNGGNGGENDAATAIGATAAAVGLTADDDDDDADDTTVGEEDEDDMETLIDDDDDDDDLESEQETDDHMLNLTRQMIEIRNLLASIDHDGIKLPSIVVIGSQSSGKSSVLESIVGQEFLPKGSNMVTRRPIELTLVNTPESASNVAELPALKMNNITDFTQLQKILYDLNMAVSEAECISNDPIQVTIRSPKVPDLSLVDLPGYIQVEAADQPTELKRKIRELCFKYLEPPNVILAISAADVDLANSAALRASRLADPRGERTIGVITKIDLVSPKVARKILTNKKYPLRLGYVGVITKAPSSSRLGGGSGSGGGGGVGGGLFSRAKVTGYQAFVAQQNFEHQYFKEHKEEFLGTTVGTKNLKKKLMKVLEKTMAASLRPTHLAIQQEMEETAYQFKVEFNDRPLTPEMYLANNIDMLKLGTKDLSHDFSRSELRALLKNALDQKILDLLAERYWNKPFDLSASSGITEPDLKDLTQAIHDGDMYWHKKLDLASGSLTKLGVGRLATNLITNALLTEVDNLVDNTQLRNHPMAKQAVRDAAKQVLSNKYYSTADQVENCIKPYKYEIELEDREWTTSKENAASLLKEEMRQCEEVYLDLKSQVGGRKLQQVVTYLEKLKQSKSGDIDLTSNETLGFSPTLIQRGKDAIFLKDRLSLLKMRYSFVKNSKKCRSKNSKYQCPEVFLDAVATKIANTSILFLNVELLSDFYYNFPRELDMKFFSNLSKEDIEKFAKEDPKIRKHIELQERKDLLENALSKIESVLAIQRTQKKAGPDDDEHKSLFKW; from the coding sequence ATGCTCAGAACTATTGCACGAGATAAATCACTATACTCCAAACTGGCATTATATGGCCACGGAAGGTACAATTCAGTGATGATGGTGCCTGCACGTAATATAGGCTTCATCAAAATTATAGCAAAAGCTACAAAATTACCTGTATATATAGGTGGCACTATGGCTGCTGGTGGAACATATGTCGCATACAAGGTGGAACAAGCAAGTACATACACTCAAGATAAGCTATCGGCTATAAAGGACTTTACTGATGGCGTGTTTGACAAAACTGGcgaatttttcaaaagcatGAAATCGAGCATGGATGGAGACGGCAGTGGAGGCAGTGGTGGCAATGGAGGCAATGGAGGCAACGGTGGCAATGGAGGCAATGGCGGCGAAAACGATGCTGCAACAGCTATTGGTGCTACAGCAGCGGCAGTTGGCCTTACAGcagatgacgatgacgatgacgcgGACGATACAACTGTGggggaagaagatgaagatgatatGGAAACACTcattgatgatgacgatgacgatgacgaccTTGAAAGCGAACAAGAAACAGATGACCATATGCTAAACTTGACGCGACAAATGATTGAAATCCGCAATTTATTGGCAAGCATCGACCACGATGGAATCAAGTTGCCATCCATAGTCGTTATTGGTTCACAATCAAGTGGTAAGTCTTCAGTGTTGGAAAGTATTGTTGGTCAGGAGTTTTTACCAAAAGGTTCAAACATGGTCACCAGGAGACCAATCGAACTCACTTTGGTTAATACTCCGGAATCGGCATCAAACGTTGCCGAGCTTCCTGcattgaaaatgaacaaTATTACTGATTTCActcaattgcaaaagatcTTGTATGATCTCAATATGGCGGTTTCCGAAGCCGAATGTATCTCAAATGATCCTATTCAAGTGACCATTCGATCTCCAAAAGTACCAGACTTGTCATTGGTTGACTTACCTGGTTACATCCAAGTTGAGGCAGCCGACCAGCCTACAGAGCTAAAGCGTAAAATAAGAGAATTGTGTTTCAAATACTTGGAACCACCAAATGTTATTTTGGCCATATCAGCAGCCGATGTGGATCTAGCAAACTCAGCAGCATTGAGGGCATCACGCTTAGCAGATCCCAGAGGGGAACGAACGATTGGTGTGATTACAAAGATTGATTTGGTAAGTCCCAAAGTGGcaagaaaaatattaaCTAATAAGAAGTACCCACTCAGACTTGGATACGTTGGAGTTATTACCAAAGCACCATCTTCAAGTAGATTAGGTGGAGGTAGTGGCAGTGGTGGCGGAGGAGGAGTAGGAGGAGGGTTATTCTCAAGGGCCAAGGTTACAGGCTATCAAGCATTTGTTGCTCAACAAAATTTCGAACACCAATACTTTAAAGAACACAAGGAGGAGTTTTTGGGAACAACTGTTGGCACCAAGaacttgaagaaaaagcttATGAAAGTTTTGGAGAAAACTATGGCAGCATCACTCAGACCAACACATTTAGCTATTCAACAAGAGATGGAGGAAACTGCTTATCAATTTAAAGTGGAATTTAATGATCGTCCATTGACACCAGAAATGTACTTGGCAAACAATATTGATATGTTGAAATTAGGAACGAAGGACTTGAGTCATGACTTTTCTCGCTCTGAATTGAGAgctttgttgaaaaacGCGTTGGATCAGAAGATATTGGACTTGCTTGCTGAAAGGTATTGGAATAAGCCATTTGATTTGAGTGCGTCGAGTGGCATTACCGAACCAGACTTGAAAGATTTGACTCAAGCAATCCATGATGGTGACATGTATTGGCACAAAAAGTTGGACTTGGCTTCGGGATCATTGACTAAGTTGGGTGTTGGTAGATTAGCAACAAACTTAATCACCAATGCTTTACTCACTGAAGTTGATAATTTGGTTGACAATACACAATTGCGAAACCACCCAATGGCGAAGCAAGCAGTTAGAGATGCGGCCAAACAAGTCTTGAGCAACAAATATTACTCTACAGCTGACCAAGTTGAAAATTGTATCAAACCTTATAAATACGAAATCGAACTCGAGGATCGAGAATGGACAACATCAAAGGAGAATGCAGCTTCTTTGTTAAAGGAAGAGATGAGACAATGCGAGGAAGTGTATCTCGATTTGAAAAGCCAAGTTGGCGGAAGAAAATTACAGCAAGTGGTTACATACttggaaaagttgaagCAGCTGAAACTGGGTGACATTGACCTTACCTCAAACGAAACATTGGGATTTTCACCAACATTGATCCAGCGAGGTAAGGATGCCATATTTTTGAAGGATAGATTATCCCTACTCAAGATGAGATACCTGTTTGTGAAGAATTCAAAGAAATGCAGGTCGAAAAATAGCAAGTACCAGTGTCCCGAAGTGTTTTTAGATGCGGTGGCAACAAAGATTGCCAACACTTCGATTCTTTTCCTAAATGTTGAACTTCTCAGCGACTTTTATTATAATTTCCCAAGGGAGTTGGACATGAAGTTTTTCAGCAATCTTAGCAAAGAAGATATTGAAAAGTTTGCTAAAGAAGATCCAAAAATCAGAAAACATATTGAACTACAAGAACGTAAGGATTTATTGGAAAATGCCCTTAGCAAAATCGAGAGCGTACTAGCAATTCAAAGAACGCAAAAGAAGGCTGGTCCAGATGATGACGAGCACAAATCATTATTCAAATGGTGA
- the NAN1 gene encoding NET1-associated nuclear protein 1 (BUSCO:EOG09262E3Q), translating to MLTGGVPIDFPYSHSSASIYSQDGRYLITTLSHQIRVYFVSTKQCIRTIDIDLTDVVDIKLDVTNPSQIILFKSIGEIMIVNYKDKNMPEPVVTTTSIQQQLNNHNVLSVVCVKHDRYIAISGKKDKRKGHSPHSRFLISIDRTADSVSVMGEVANVLHYAVSLDCTKVAFVTNDQTITLIDLGVYYDISSGSISNTSVGANNQVTETDAANGKSELLPMETIPFQFRSPITAVAVSNDAVIALGTNSGVIQILYGGILENAEKTQRLFKWHIDQVNALQFSSDNNYLLSGGMEKVLVFWQLETEKKQFLPRLNGVIDKISIDLNKNDYITLLLKTDVANYEILVLSLVDLVSRLAVNTIRPKFANNLKTTLARTKKKLAKDASFQKDFNKLKLKYDYTCSFEPHSKSKNLYFPNESSIQAFDIIRNEQSFIQHAAPIISTGKVRGETKIIDPQLTLLKFSQDGEWMCTFDEVVSSELDSLLSTKDKQYALKFWRYNENKEKEKDRSDKEKDKDNRNGFWELTTKIIDPHGKGTPVLSLIPAPSSYFNGLAFLTADNKGGVRVWRPTFPKDAYKVPASTTNSSSFSQQKQNKSTQTAWTLRRQRTPASNASYDAVSLAWSDDSSTIFLGHECSITCLDLKTFEPIQDFQIPTLTESRIRSLQFLNNYLVVLSKTRFFVYDLVAAKLTELVTKVHTTSGGKNLITIDPKRNLICLAINYYSGYEPSDAENLQIKSKIYLFKPNQLKPIFVREHSSGIAALRSDSGSFIFIDLECRAGSLSSTLLEEIDEAERTKSNNEPGAGVGSLSEEIKQMLITAQGNVELMNYRSTASSVKTKKQSNGGDGGNKGVNGGVGIDDAEIDAAMSTEERVLDLHSFQPIFQNLDGLQVETIFDRITDILR from the coding sequence ATGTTGACTGGAGGAGTACCTATCGATTTCCCATACTCACACTCTTCTGCTTCTATATACTCACAAGACGGAAGATATTTAATCACCACGTTATCTCATCAGATCCGTGTTTACTTTGTGTCGACTAAACAATGCATTAGGACTATAGATATTGACCTTACAGATGTTGTGGATATCAAGTTAGACGTGACAAACCCTAGTCAAATTATACTCTTCAAAAGTATTGGTGAAATAATGATTGTAAATTATAAAGACAAGAATATGCCGGAGCCTGTTGTCACCACCACAAGCATACAACAGCAATTGAATAACCATAATGTTCTTTCCGTGGTATGCGTCAAGCACGATAGATATATTGCCATTTctggaaagaaagataaaagaaaaggccACAGTCCACATTCGAGATTCCTCATCTCGATCGATCGCACTGCAGATTCAGTTAGCGTTATGGGCGAAGTGGCCAACGTCCTACATTATGCGGTGTCTTTGGACTGCACCAAAGTTGCATTTGTCACAAATGATCAAACAATCACCTTGATTGATCTTGGAGTATACTATGATATTAGTAGCGGTAGTATTAGCAACACTAGTGTTGGCGCAAACAACCAAGTTACAGAAACTGATGCAGCAAATGGTAAACTGGAGCTTTTGCCAATGGAAACTATTCCATTTCAGTTTAGATCGCCAATTACTGCCGTTGCCGTATCCAATGATGCCGTCATCGCATTAGGAACAAACTCAGGTGTAATTCAAATATTATACGGAGGCATATTGGAAAATGCTGAAAAGACGCAACGTCTCTTCAAATGGCATATCGATCAAGTCAATGCTTTGCAATTTTCTAGTGACAACAATTATTTACTATCCGGAGGTATGGAAAAAGTTTTGGTGTTTTGGCAATTGGagacagaaaagaaacaatttcTTCCCAGATTGAATGGTGTCATTGACAAGATCTCTATTGACTTGAACAAGAATGATTACATCACCTTGTTGTTAAAGACTGATGTTGCCAACTATGAAATACTAGTATTGTCGTTGGTGGATCTTGTTTCGAGATTAGCAGTCAACACCATTAGACCAAAGTTTGCAAACAATTTAAAGACAACTTTAGCcagaaccaaaaagaagCTTGCAAAAGATGCAAGTTTCCAAAAAGATTTCAACAAGCTAAAACTCAAGTATGATTACACTTGTTCGTTTGAACCGCACTCCAAGTCTAAAAACCTTTATTTTCCCAACGAGTCCTCTATTCAAGCCTTTGACATTATCAGAAATGAGCAAAGTTTTATCCAGCATGCGGCACCTATAATATCTACAGGTAAAGTACGAGGCGAAACAAAAATCATTGATCCTCAATTAACGCTCTTAAAGTTTTCACAAGACGGAGAGTGGATGTGTACTTTTGATGAAGTGGTGAGCTCGGAATTGGACTCGTTGTTATCCACAAAAGACAAGCAGTATGCTTTGAAATTTTGGAGATacaatgaaaacaaagaaaaagaaaaggacaGATCAGATAAGGAGAAAGATAAGGATAACAGAAATGGGTTTTGGGAACTTACTACAAAGATTATTGATCCGCACGGTAAAGGAACTCCTGTATTGAGCTTAATCCCAGCTCCGTCATCATACTTTAATGGACTCGCTTTTCTCACTGCCGACAACAAGGGTGGTGTACGAGTATGGAGACCAACTTTCCCCAAGGATGCTTATAAGGTACCAGCATCTACCACAaattcatcttcttttagccagcaaaaacaaaataagtCAACACAAACTGCATGGACTTTGCGTAGACAAAGAACTCCAGCTTCAAATGCATCATATGATGCTGTTTCCCTTGCTTGGTCTGACGATAGCTCTACAATTTTCCTTGGCCATGAATGCTCAATCACCTGTCTCGATTTGAAGACCTTTGAGCCTATCCAGGATTTCCAAATTCCAACGCTCACTGAGTCTAGAATAAGATCATTGCAATTTCTTAATAACTACCTTGTTGTgctttcaaaaacaaggTTTTTTGTCTACGATTTAGTTGCTGCAAAGTTGACTGAATTGGTTACAAAAGTTCATACGACAAGTGGAGGCAAAAATCTCATTACAATTGACCCAAAGAGGAATTTGATTTGCTTGGCAATCAACTACTACTCTGGCTACGAGCCGCTGGATGCTGAAAACTTGCAAATCAAGTCCAAGATTTACCTTTTCAAACCAAATCAGCTCAAACCTATCTTTGTACGGGAGCATAGTCTGGGCATTGCTGCATTAAGACTGGACTCGGGCTCGTTTATATTTATCGATCTTGAATGCAGAGCAGGTTCATTATCGTCGACTTTacttgaagaaattgacgAAGCagaaagaaccaaaagtAATAATGAGCctggtgctggtgttggCTCGTTATCGGAAGAGATCAAACAGATGTTGATCACGGCGCAAGGAAATGTCGAATTGATGAATTACAGATCAACTGCATCAAGTgtaaagacaaagaagcaATCTAATGGAGGTGACGGTGGCAACAAGGGTGTCAATGGCGGTGTTGGAATTGACGACGCCGAAATTGACGCAGCAATGAGCACCGAAGAACGTGTTTTGGATTTGCACAGTTTCCAGCCTATATTTCAGAACCTAGATGGACTACAAGTGGAGACGATTTTTGATCGTATAACAGATATCCTCCGATGA
- the RPB10 gene encoding DNA-directed RNA Polymerase II subunit L encodes MIIPIRCFSCGKVVGDKWETYLEYLQDETMTEGDALDKLKLKRYCCRRMVLTHVDLIEKFLRYNPLEKKEIN; translated from the coding sequence ATGATCATTCCAATCCGTTGCTTTTCATGTGGTAAAGTTGTAGGAGACAAGTGGGAAACCTATCTTGAGTACTTGCAGGATGAGACTATGACAGAAGGAGATGCGTTGGACAAGTTAAAGTTGAAGAGATACTGTTGCCGAAGAATGGTGTTGACCCATGTCGACttgattgaaaagtttttgaGGTATAATcctttggaaaagaaggaaattAACTAA
- the CPS1 gene encoding Gly-Xaa carboxypeptidase (MEROPS:MER0001269): protein MIGLPLDDASPRTKKYTSVGAASLIIFLIVFFSTNLFEYTKIFFTTIPKDDSNICPVGKPIAPASFYKDNSTVLTILNNEEYREKSIKRLSGAIQIDTQIFDNQPDVDESPKTWEKFENFHKYLKKTFPLVYEQIEVETVNTYGLIYTWKGSAKKLKPILLTAHQDTVPVQNETLDKWTFPPFEGHYDGKFIYGRGAADCKNVLIAILETLELLVIQGYKPERTIVAAFGFDEESSGLRGASRIAEVLENKWGKDSFYAVVDEGAGLSKDPITKTVFANPGTGEKGYIDILVDLTTPGGHSSIPPDHTSIGIVSELGYLIEKDPFEPILTPENPIFEYFQCLAVHDPKNKIPKFFKKTILRAAYDKFANAKLVEAISKNRITKYLIRTSQALDIINGGVKANALPENTKLLVNHRIAIESNVADTIKHFNKRVIEVAKEHNLKVVSFNETVYEPKEYNGAGVFNIYSTHGGLESAPVTPSNDTVWKYLSGVTRHVFEDLVFTNISYPIVSSPSIMTGNTDTRYYWNLTRNIFRYSPFYVESFIAGMGIHSVDERLEFDGHLQLHAWFYEYLQAIDTAKADN, encoded by the coding sequence ATGATTGGTCTCCCATTGGACGATGCTTCGCCAAGAACTAAAAAGTACACCTCTGTTGGTGCTGCTTCCTTAATCATCTTTCTCATTGTATTCTTTTCCACCAATTTATTCGAATACACAAAGATCTTCTTCACCACTATCCCCAAAGACGACTCCAACATTTGTCCCGTTGGTAAACCAATTGCACCTGCCTCATTCTACAAAGACAACTCCACTGTATTGACCATCTTAAACAATGAAGAGTATAGAGAGAAATCAATCAAGAGATTGTCGGGCGCTATTCAGATTGATACTCAAATCTTTGACAATCAACCTGATGTCGATGAAAGTCCAAAGACGTGGGAAAAGTTTGAAAACTTTCACAAATACTTGAAAAAGACCTTTCCTTTGGTTTACGAACAGattgaagttgaaaccGTCAACACTTATGGCTTGATTTACACTTGGAAAGGCTCAGCAAAGAAGTTGAAACCAATATTGTTGACAGCTCACCAAGACACTGTTCCAGTACAAAACGAAACCTTGGACAAATGGACATTTCCACCTTTTGAAGGACACTATGATGGTAAATTCATCTATGGCCGTGGTGCTGCCGACTGTAAAAACGTATTGATTGCAATCTTGGAGACCTTGGAGTTGCTTGTCATCCAAGGATACAAACCAGAAAGAACCATTGTTGCTgcatttggttttgatgAAGAATCCTCGGGTCTTCGTGGTGCATCAAGAATTGCCgaggttttggaaaacaaatgGGGTAAAGACTCATTTTACGCCGTGGTTGATGAAGGTGCAGGCTTGAGCAAAGACCCAATCACTAAAACTGTGTTTGCCAACCCAGGTACCGGTGAAAAAGGTTACATTGACATCCTTGTAGACTTGACCACCCCAGGTGGACACTCGAGTATTCCACCTGACCATACTTCAATTGGTATTGTTTCTGAATTGGGATACCTCATTGAGAAAGACCCATTTGAACCCATCTTGACTCCCGAAAACCCAATCTTTGAATACTTTCAATGCCTTGCCGTGCACGATCCTAAAAACAAGATTCCAAAATTCTTTAAAAAGACAATTTTGAGAGCAGCTTATGATAAATTCGCCAATGCTAAATTGGTTGAGGCTATCTCAAAAAATAGAATTACAAAATACTTGATTAGAACATCTCAAGCCCTCGATATCATCAATGGAGGTGTCAAGGCCAATGCTTTGCCAGAAAACACCAAATTATTGGTCAACCACAGGATTGCAATCGAATCAAACGTTGCCGATACCATTAAGCATTTCAACAAAAGAGTAATTGAAGTTGCCAAAGAGCACAATTTAAAAGTTGTCTCCTTCAATGAAACCGTTTATGAGCCCAAAGAATACAATGGTGCCGGTGTCTTTAACATTTACTCTACCCACGGAGGTTTGGAATCTGCACCAGTAACCCCTTCAAACGATACTGTTTGGAAATAcctttctggtgttaccaGACACGTGTTTGAAGACCTTGTTTTCACCAACATTTCGTACCCAATTGTTTCGAGTCCATCCATCATGACTGGTAACACTGACACCAGATACTACTGGAACTTGACGAGAAACATTTTTAGATACTCGCCATTCTACGTTGAAAGCTTTATCGCTGGTATGGGTATCCACTCTGTCGATGAAAGATTGGAGTTTGATGGCCATTTGCAATTGCATGCTTGGTTCTATGAATACTTGCAAGCCATTGATACTGCAAAAGCAGACAATTAA